A portion of the Juglans microcarpa x Juglans regia isolate MS1-56 chromosome 1D, Jm3101_v1.0, whole genome shotgun sequence genome contains these proteins:
- the LOC121248660 gene encoding serine/threonine-protein kinase phg2-like, with protein sequence MLSIAHVLGGRQGNSAFAALGKGGKMLQDVVQPPEQLPLDEIFDFSDLELFPDQNLQNSEGTSSSNCCYEENSYTTNLSLPPDIDTNLNGYQDNNSNSNTTYNPAPATTNNSTAPTATTSNITANNSSNLSIIFGSQEEIDNDISASIDFSPSPPFSVPPYLTIQHDQFDFSSVQPQIPLSDAVVEGFSQYPVDPVAPLMGASLPAVYKEDCLSSVPSYVSLNPSSPSCSFLGPALGTYMPAGAMNAAALSADSSGIFGGTILMGSDLQPQELDYQGDNGGIYYSDSMQRVFNSGDLQALTTESQQLVGKAGSSTPLASEISSLEDSTYKVGKLSVEQRKEKIHRYLKKRNERNFSKKIKYACRKTLADSRPRVRGRFAKNDDFGEAHRPACSNHEEDDEDEVVVKEEDDLVDSSDIFSHISGVNSFKCSYPIQSWI encoded by the exons GATGAAATTTTTGATTTTAGTGACCTAGAGCTTTTCCCTGATCAGAACTTGCAGAATTCTGAGGGTACTTCTAGCTCCAACTGTTGTTATGAAGAAAACTCCTATACCACAAATCTTTCCTTACCTCCAGATATAGACACTAACTTGAACGGCTACCAAGATAATAATAGCAATTCTAACACAACGTACAACCCTGCCCCCGCAACCACCAACAACAGCACTGCCCCCACAGCCACCACCTCAAACATTACTGCCAACAACAGTAGCAATCTGTCTATAATCTTTGGTTCCCAGGAGGAAATTGACAATGATATATCTGCTTCCATAGACTTTTCTCCATCCCCTCCCTTCTCTGTTCCACCGTATCTTACAATCCAACATGATCAATTTGATTTCTCTTCAGTGCAGCCTCAAATTCCTTTATCAGATGCTGTTGTTGAGGGGTTCTCACAGTATCCTGTTGACCCAGTTGCACCTCTTATGGGGGCTTCCTTACCAGCCGTTTACAAAGAGGATTGTTTGTCCTCAGTGCCATCTTATGTGTCTTTGAACCCTTCATCTccttcttgttcttttcttgGCCCTGCTTTGGGAACATACATGCCTGCAGGGGCCATGAATGCTGCAGCATTATCTGCTGATAGCTCTGGGATTTTCGGTGGAACCATTCTTATGGGTTCTGACCTGCAACCACAAGAATTGGATTATCAAGGAGACAACGGTGGAATTTACTATTCAGATTCCATGCAGCGTGTTTTCAACTCTGGAGACCTTCAG gcACTTACTACTGAGAGTCAGCAACTCGTGGGGAAGGCTGGGAGTTCTACTCCATTAGCATCGGAGATTTCAAGTCTGGAAGACTCAACTTACAAAGTAGGAAAACTCTCTGTCGAACAGAGGAAAGAGAAGATCCATAGGTACCTGAAGAAGAGGAATGAGAGGAACTTCAGCAAGAAAATAAAG TATGCCTGCCGCAAAACACTAGCAGACAGCCGACCCCGAGTCAGAGGAAGATTTGCAAAGAATGATGACTTTGGAGAGGCCCATAGGCCTGCTTGTAGCAATCATGAAGAGGATGACGAGGATGAA GTAGTTgtgaaagaagaagatgatctagTTGATTCTTCAGatatcttttctcatattaGTGGAGTGAACTCCTTTAAATGCAGCTATCCAATACAATCCTGGATCTGA